The following nucleotide sequence is from Bdellovibrio sp. ArHS.
ACACCCTGTCCTCTTTCGCCGCGGCGAAGACGCGTGGTCTTGCGATGATCGAACTTGATGTTCGTCTTTCCGGTGACGGTATACCCGTGGTTTTCCATGATACGGATTTGAAGCGACTGAGAGGTCTTGAAAAATCAGTTCTGGATATGACGGCCGCCGAGTTGCGAATGCTGGTCGAAGCACCCTCTTTGGAAGAAGTTCTTCAATCTAAATTGGTTCCTGAATTGATTAATATTGAGTTGAAAACATCCGCGGTGTGGGATGGTGTTTTGGAACGTGCGGTGGCCGCTCTTGTGAAAAAACACGGCAAAGAAAAGCAGGTGTTGTTTTCAAGTTTCAATCCCTTATCTGTATGGCGATTAAGTCGTCTTTTACCGCAAGTTCCCCGCGCCCTTTTGGCAACGAAAGAAGATGAGCCCGACAATAAGATTTATCTGAAGCATCTTTGGCTTGCGCCCTACGTGCGTGTGCATGCTTTGCATTTGGATCATCACTACGTGACAGTGGAAGACGTAAAGGCCTGGAGGAAACGCCAAGTGCCTGTGGCATTATGGACGGTCAATGAAAAAGAGAAAGCTGAGGCCTATTTGCGGGCCGGGGCTTTAAGTATTATTTCAGACACTCTTGGCGAGAAGTCTTCCGCCGCGACGTAAGACTTCTCTTGGTCGCAGTATTAAGAGTTTTGAGCTTCCGTCTGCTTTTGTGTTTGTGTCGTTTGTTGGGCAGAATGATTCACCTGTT
It contains:
- a CDS encoding glycerophosphodiester phosphodiesterase family protein, translating into MVLFFLVAAVLAFVVYKHFTWQAQPWPAEALHPPAYQGHRGYWQGGAQENTLSSFAAAKTRGLAMIELDVRLSGDGIPVVFHDTDLKRLRGLEKSVLDMTAAELRMLVEAPSLEEVLQSKLVPELINIELKTSAVWDGVLERAVAALVKKHGKEKQVLFSSFNPLSVWRLSRLLPQVPRALLATKEDEPDNKIYLKHLWLAPYVRVHALHLDHHYVTVEDVKAWRKRQVPVALWTVNEKEKAEAYLRAGALSIISDTLGEKSSAAT